The following is a genomic window from Trueperaceae bacterium.
CGGGGCGTGCAGGGTCGCGGCCGTCCGGCCGGCGCCGCCCTGCGTCTCAAGACTTCAGCGCGTACCCCACCCCGCGCACCGTCCGGATGACGCCGAACCCGCCCGCGTCGCGCAGCTTGCTGCGGATGTTGGCGATGTGCACGTCGACCACGTTCGACGACGGCGGCAACTCCTCACCCCACACGTTGTGCTCGATCTCCTTGCGGCTGTAGACGCGTCCGGGCTGGCCTGCCAGGTAGTGCAGGAGCTCGTACTCGCGGGGGCTGAAGCGGACCTCCTCCGCGGCCCAGAAGACCTGCCGCCTGGCCGGGTCGATCGTGAGCTCGCCGATCTTCTGAGCCACGCCGAGCGTGCGCTTGCGGAGCTGCACGTTGACCCGCGCCACCAGCTCCTCGACGTGGAAGGGCTTGGCGAGGTAGTCGTCGGCGCCGGCGTTGAGCATCTCGACCTTGGTGCCGACCTCGTCGGCGGCCGTGAGGATGATGATGGGGATGTTGCCGGTGTGGCGCAGGCGCCGCGCTATCTCCTGGCCACTCATGTCGGGCAGCCCGAGGTCGAGGATGACGAGGTCCGGGTTCGACTCCCTGACGGCCGACAGGCCGCGCATGCCGCTGTCGTAGGCCGCCACCTCGAAGCCGGCGTCCTCCAGCTCGCGGGTCAGGAGCCTGAGGATGTCGACGTCATCCTCGACGATGAGGACGCGGTTCTTCGCCATTCAGCGACTCCCTCCGACCGGGATGTCCAACCACACCTCGCGCTCCTCGAGCAGCACC
Proteins encoded in this region:
- a CDS encoding response regulator transcription factor yields the protein MAKNRVLIVEDDVDILRLLTRELEDAGFEVAAYDSGMRGLSAVRESNPDLVILDLGLPDMSGQEIARRLRHTGNIPIIILTAADEVGTKVEMLNAGADDYLAKPFHVEELVARVNVQLRKRTLGVAQKIGELTIDPARRQVFWAAEEVRFSPREYELLHYLAGQPGRVYSRKEIEHNVWGEELPPSSNVVDVHIANIRSKLRDAGGFGVIRTVRGVGYALKS